One window from the genome of Paraclostridium sordellii encodes:
- the folE gene encoding GTP cyclohydrolase I FolE yields MYSVDKSKIENAIRDILEAIGEDPNREGLLDTPSRVAKMYEEIFSGIHKDPREHLKILFQSEEHEELVLVKDIPFYSCCEHHLVPFFGKAHIAYLPKDGRLTGLSKLARVIEDLAKRPQLQERITKETADIIMQELKPYGVIVVLEAEHMCMTMRGVKKPGSKTITSAVRGIFEKDIAARAEAMSLINMR; encoded by the coding sequence ATGTATAGTGTAGATAAAAGTAAAATTGAAAATGCGATAAGAGATATCCTAGAAGCAATAGGTGAAGATCCAAATAGAGAAGGCCTTTTAGATACTCCTAGTAGGGTTGCTAAGATGTATGAAGAAATTTTTTCGGGAATACATAAGGATCCAAGAGAACATTTAAAAATTCTTTTTCAATCTGAGGAACATGAAGAACTAGTTTTAGTAAAAGATATACCTTTTTATTCATGCTGTGAGCATCATTTAGTTCCGTTTTTTGGTAAAGCTCATATTGCATATTTACCTAAGGATGGTAGATTAACTGGGCTGTCTAAACTTGCTAGGGTTATAGAAGATTTAGCTAAAAGACCACAATTACAAGAGAGAATAACAAAGGAAACTGCAGATATTATAATGCAGGAATTAAAACCGTATGGAGTAATAGTGGTTTTAGAAGCTGAACATATGTGTATGACTATGAGAGGTGTAAAAAAGCCTGGATCAAAGACTATAACTTCTGCAGTAAGAGGAATATTTGAAAAAGATATAGCCGCTAGAGCTGAAGCGATGAGTTTAATAAATATGAGATAG